One genomic segment of Homo sapiens chromosome 14, GRCh38.p14 Primary Assembly includes these proteins:
- the AP1G2 gene encoding AP-1 complex subunit gamma-like 2 isoform X13, whose amino-acid sequence MVVPSLKLQDLIEEIRGAKTQAQEREVIQKECAHIRASFRDGDPVHRHRQLAKLLYVHMLGYPAHFGQMECLKLIASSRFTDKRVGYLGAMLLLDERHDAHLLITNSIKNDLSQGIQPVQGLALCTLSTMGSAEMCRDLAPEVEKLLLQPSPYVRKKAILTAVHMIRKVPELSSVFLPPCAQLLHERHHGKAVGPPILCFRSMDRRIENRMGTPAHRRRVVHTHRHTRNRLSCPWPPPFTSPTLTPGILLGTITLITELCERSPAALRHFRKVVPQLVHILRTLVTMGYSTEHSISGVSDPFLQVQILRLLRILGRNHEESSETMNDLLAQVATNTDTSRNAGNAVLFETVLTIMDIRSAAGLRVLAVNILGRFLLNSDRNIRYVALTSLLRLVQSDHSAVQRHRPTVVECLRETDASLSRRALELSLALVNSSNVRAMMQELQAFLESCPPDLRADCASGILLAAERFAPTKRWHIDTILHVLTTAGTHVRDDAVANLTQLIGGAQELHAYSVRRLYNALAEDISQVTAAYTVQKTSEHRALFLRTSGLLS is encoded by the exons ATGGTGGTGCCTTCGCTGAAGCTTCAGGACCTCATCGAAGAGATTCGCGGGGCCAAGACTCAGGCCCAGGAGCGGGAGGTGATCCAAAAGGAGTGTGCCCACATCCGGGCCTCCTTCCGCGACGGGGACCCAGTGCACAGGCACCGGCAGCTGGCCAAACTGCTCTACGTCCACATGTTGGGCTACCCCGCCCACTTTGGACAG ATGGAGTGCCTGAAACTGATCGCCTCCTCCAGATTCACAGACAAGAGGGTGGGCTACCTGGGGGCCATGCTTCTATTGGATGAGAGGCACGATGCCCACCTGCTCATTACCAACAGCATCAAGAA TGACCTGAGCCAGGGGATTCAGCCAGTACAAGGCCTGGCCTTGTGCACTTTGAGCACCATGGGCTCTGCTGAGATGTGCCGAGACCTGGCCCCAGAGGTGGAGAAACTGCTCCTGCAGCCCAGTCCCTACGTGCGCAAGAAG GCTATTCTGACTGCAGTGCACATGATCCGGAAGGTCCCTGAACTCTCCAGTGTCTTCCTCCCACCCTGTGCCCAACTGCTTCATGAGCGTCACCATGGTAAGGCTGTGGGGCCCCCCATCCTTTGCTTCAGGTCTATGGACAGAAGAATTGAAAATCGGATGGGAACCCCAGCTCACAGGAGAAGGGtagtgcacacacacaggcacacacgcaaTAGACTCTCTTGCCCCTGGCCCCCACCATTCACTTCCCCGACGCTGACCCCAGGCATCCTGCTGGGCACCATCACGCTGATCACGGAGCTCTGCGAACGAAGCCCTGCAGCCCTCAGGCACTTCCGAAAG GTGGTACCCCAGCTGGTACACATCCTCCGGACTCTGGTGACAATGGGATACTCCACAGAACACAGCATATCTGGAGTCAGCGACCCCTTCCTGCAG GTCCAGATACTTCGTCTGCTTCGGATCCTGGGCCGGAACCACGAGGAGAGCAGTGAGACCATGAATGACTTGCTGGCCCAG GTGGCCACTAACACGGACACCAGCCGAAATGCCGGAAATGCGGTCCTGTTTGAGACAGTACTCACCATCATGGATATCCGCTCTGCAGCTGGCCTACGG GTTCTAGCTGTCAACATTCTTGGTCGCTTCCTACTCAACAGTGACAGGAACATTAG GTATGTAGCCCTGACATCACTGCTTCGACTGGTGCAGTCTGATCACAGTGCTGTGCAGCGGCATCGGCCCACTGTGGTGGAATGTCTACGGGAAACTGATGCCTCCCTCAGCCG GAGAGCCCTGGAACTAAGCCTGGCTCTGGTAAATAGCTCCAATGTGCGAGCCATGATGCAAGAGCTGCAGGCCTTTCTGGAGTCCTGCCCTCCTGACCTACGGGCTGACTGTGCCTCAGGCATCCTGCTGGCTGCAGAGAG GTTTGCTCCAACCAAACgctggcacatagacaccatccTGCATGTGCTGACAACG GCGGGCACCCATGTGCGGGATGATGCAGTGGCCAACCTGACCCAGCTGATTGGGGGGGCCCAGGAGCTACATGCCTACTCTGTGCGCCGCCTCTACAATGCCCTGGCAGAAGACATTTCCCAG GTCACAGCTGCTTACACAGTGCAGAAGACATCTGAGCACAGAGCCCTGTTTTTAAGAACATCTGGGCTTTTGTCCTGA
- the AP1G2 gene encoding AP-1 complex subunit gamma-like 2 isoform X17 → MLNRKGRRWGADACVVGFSGGGVGAEFGDPLRERMVVPSLKLQDLIEEIRGAKTQAQEREVIQKECAHIRASFRDGDPVHRHRQLAKLLYVHMLGYPAHFGQMECLKLIASSRFTDKRVGYLGAMLLLDERHDAHLLITNSIKNDLSQGIQPVQGLALCTLSTMGSAEMCRDLAPEVEKLLLQPSPYVRKKAILTAVHMIRKVPELSSVFLPPCAQLLHERHHGKAVGPPILCFRSMDRRIENRMGTPAHRRRVVHTHRHTRNRLSCPWPPPFTSPTLTPGILLGTITLITELCERSPAALRHFRKVVPQLVHILRTLVTMGYSTEHSISGVSDPFLQVQILRLLRILGRNHEESSETMNDLLAQVATNTDTSRNAGNAVLFETVLTIMDIRSAAGLRVLAVNILGRFLLNSDRNIRTGRGVGADGHGMIEPPPS, encoded by the exons ATGCTCAATAGGAAGGGGCGCCGGTGGGGTGCGGACGCATGCGTAGTGGGCTTCTCGGGCGGTGGGGTGGGCGCGGAATTTGGAGACCCACTTCGGGAAAG GATGGTGGTGCCTTCGCTGAAGCTTCAGGACCTCATCGAAGAGATTCGCGGGGCCAAGACTCAGGCCCAGGAGCGGGAGGTGATCCAAAAGGAGTGTGCCCACATCCGGGCCTCCTTCCGCGACGGGGACCCAGTGCACAGGCACCGGCAGCTGGCCAAACTGCTCTACGTCCACATGTTGGGCTACCCCGCCCACTTTGGACAG ATGGAGTGCCTGAAACTGATCGCCTCCTCCAGATTCACAGACAAGAGGGTGGGCTACCTGGGGGCCATGCTTCTATTGGATGAGAGGCACGATGCCCACCTGCTCATTACCAACAGCATCAAGAA TGACCTGAGCCAGGGGATTCAGCCAGTACAAGGCCTGGCCTTGTGCACTTTGAGCACCATGGGCTCTGCTGAGATGTGCCGAGACCTGGCCCCAGAGGTGGAGAAACTGCTCCTGCAGCCCAGTCCCTACGTGCGCAAGAAG GCTATTCTGACTGCAGTGCACATGATCCGGAAGGTCCCTGAACTCTCCAGTGTCTTCCTCCCACCCTGTGCCCAACTGCTTCATGAGCGTCACCATGGTAAGGCTGTGGGGCCCCCCATCCTTTGCTTCAGGTCTATGGACAGAAGAATTGAAAATCGGATGGGAACCCCAGCTCACAGGAGAAGGGtagtgcacacacacaggcacacacgcaaTAGACTCTCTTGCCCCTGGCCCCCACCATTCACTTCCCCGACGCTGACCCCAGGCATCCTGCTGGGCACCATCACGCTGATCACGGAGCTCTGCGAACGAAGCCCTGCAGCCCTCAGGCACTTCCGAAAG GTGGTACCCCAGCTGGTACACATCCTCCGGACTCTGGTGACAATGGGATACTCCACAGAACACAGCATATCTGGAGTCAGCGACCCCTTCCTGCAG GTCCAGATACTTCGTCTGCTTCGGATCCTGGGCCGGAACCACGAGGAGAGCAGTGAGACCATGAATGACTTGCTGGCCCAG GTGGCCACTAACACGGACACCAGCCGAAATGCCGGAAATGCGGTCCTGTTTGAGACAGTACTCACCATCATGGATATCCGCTCTGCAGCTGGCCTACGG GTTCTAGCTGTCAACATTCTTGGTCGCTTCCTACTCAACAGTGACAGGAACATTAG GACAGGACGGGGAGTGGGGGCTGATGGCCATGGTATGATAGAACCTCCCCCATCCTGA